In Opitutaceae bacterium TAV5, one genomic interval encodes:
- a CDS encoding hydrolase GDSL has protein sequence MRISSSFSPVIRLLSVFVFFQICLVQAAIDNRPVDTDRYRKPVRVVCAGDGLTSGIGTVHGQTYPEQLERMLGHGWHVMTYGSTGTTLLRKGERSWWRSFQYHYALQAKPDIVIIMLGSNDSRPQNWQQRAAFEKDSRELIASFRNLPTRPRIFICLPPYVPGPNDKEVSEERLRVLRARLQTVAEEENVGLIDNYAVTRPFPGDISRNLYPNHRGYARIAGNIYRVLTGKMPDERFGVGADLGPLVAGPDGGGSDAAGRN, from the coding sequence ATGCGAATTTCGTCCAGCTTTTCGCCTGTCATCCGGTTACTGTCTGTTTTTGTCTTTTTTCAGATATGTCTCGTGCAGGCGGCGATCGACAACCGCCCTGTCGACACCGACCGGTATCGCAAGCCTGTCCGTGTGGTATGCGCGGGTGACGGCCTCACGTCCGGGATCGGCACCGTCCACGGGCAGACGTATCCGGAACAACTGGAGCGCATGCTCGGGCACGGCTGGCATGTGATGACCTACGGAAGCACCGGCACCACGTTGCTCCGCAAGGGCGAGCGCTCCTGGTGGCGGTCATTCCAGTACCACTACGCGCTCCAGGCCAAACCCGACATCGTGATCATCATGCTCGGGAGCAACGACAGCCGGCCGCAAAACTGGCAGCAACGGGCGGCCTTCGAAAAAGACTCCCGTGAGCTGATCGCCTCGTTCAGGAATTTGCCGACTCGCCCCCGCATTTTTATCTGCCTGCCGCCCTATGTCCCCGGGCCCAATGACAAGGAAGTGAGCGAGGAGCGGCTCCGGGTATTGCGCGCCCGTCTGCAAACCGTGGCGGAGGAAGAGAACGTCGGTCTCATCGACAATTACGCCGTTACCAGGCCGTTTCCCGGCGATATCTCGCGCAACCTGTATCCGAACCATCGCGGCTACGCCCGGATCGCGGGCAACATTTACCGCGTGCTCACCGGCAAGATGCCGGACGAAAGATTTGGCGTCGGCGCCGACCTCGGGCCGCTCGTCGCCGGACCGGATGGCGGCGGCAGCGACGCCGCGGGACGGAACTGA
- a CDS encoding cysteine desulfurase, giving the protein MSALSPNLRIDFPALDQHVGGKPLVYLDNAATTHKPRAVIDALARYYERDNSNVHRGLHALSMRATDGYEAARARAAKFINAAEPAEIVFTSGATAGLNLVAQTWAIANLKPGDVVLTTEMEHHSNLVPWQIVAQRTGATLRYVPVAGDDAEHGLDLDALDRLLTPQVKLFAFTHLSNTLGTLNPIADLCAKARAVGAITVIDAAQSVGHEPIDVQALGCDFLAFSGHKMAGPTGIGVLYGRRELLDTMPPWQTGGGMVVSVDFDGAKWKPSPERFEAGTPNVADAIALHAAFDYLDAIGRPAISAHDHALGQRAAAALAEIPGIRLLGPRSGQPRGGLVSFALKDAHAHDVVTFADQDGIALRGGHHCNQPLMKKLGLPSSARASFYLYNTEEEVSLLVASLHRIIRFFGNA; this is encoded by the coding sequence ATGTCCGCCCTCTCGCCCAATCTTCGCATCGACTTTCCCGCGCTCGACCAGCACGTCGGCGGCAAGCCGCTCGTCTATCTCGACAACGCCGCCACCACGCACAAGCCGCGCGCCGTGATCGACGCTCTCGCCCGCTACTACGAACGCGACAACTCCAACGTCCACCGCGGCCTGCACGCCCTCTCCATGCGCGCCACCGACGGCTACGAGGCCGCCCGCGCCCGCGCCGCGAAGTTCATCAACGCCGCCGAGCCGGCCGAGATTGTCTTCACCTCCGGCGCCACGGCCGGCCTCAACCTCGTCGCGCAGACCTGGGCCATCGCCAACCTGAAGCCCGGCGACGTGGTCCTCACCACCGAGATGGAGCATCACTCCAACCTCGTGCCCTGGCAGATCGTCGCGCAGCGCACCGGCGCCACCCTCCGCTACGTGCCCGTCGCCGGCGACGACGCCGAACACGGACTCGACCTCGACGCCCTCGACCGCCTGCTTACGCCGCAGGTCAAGCTCTTCGCCTTCACCCACCTCTCCAACACCCTCGGCACACTCAATCCGATCGCCGACCTTTGCGCAAAAGCACGGGCCGTCGGCGCGATCACCGTGATCGATGCCGCCCAGTCCGTCGGCCACGAACCCATCGATGTGCAAGCGCTCGGCTGCGATTTTCTCGCCTTCAGCGGACACAAGATGGCCGGCCCCACCGGCATCGGCGTGCTCTACGGCAGACGCGAACTCCTCGACACGATGCCGCCCTGGCAGACCGGCGGCGGCATGGTGGTATCGGTCGATTTCGACGGCGCGAAGTGGAAACCTTCGCCCGAGCGGTTCGAGGCCGGCACGCCCAATGTCGCCGATGCCATCGCGCTCCACGCCGCCTTCGATTATCTCGACGCCATCGGCCGCCCGGCGATCAGCGCGCATGATCACGCGCTCGGCCAGCGCGCCGCCGCCGCCCTCGCCGAAATCCCCGGCATCCGCCTCCTCGGTCCCCGCTCCGGCCAGCCGCGCGGCGGCCTCGTGAGCTTTGCCCTCAAGGATGCGCACGCGCATGATGTCGTGACCTTCGCCGACCAGGACGGCATCGCCCTGCGCGGCGGGCACCACTGCAACCAGCCGCTCATGAAAAAACTCGGCCTGCCGAGCAGCGCCCGCGCCAGCTTCTATCTCTACAATACCGAAGAGGAAGTGAGCCTGCTGGTCGCTTCGCTGCACCGGATCATCCGGTTTTTCGGCAACGCCTGA
- a CDS encoding nitrogen fixation protein NifU — MSDLTDLYQTVILDHNKRPRNRGKPPAANRVATGDNPTCGDSCTVYLQLDGDRIADIGFEGSGCAISQASASLMTTRLKGKTAAEAAADYEQFRHIVTTGEQPEEFDELAAFAGVHAYPARIKCATLSWHAALEALRNGRPSSAV, encoded by the coding sequence ATGTCCGATCTCACCGATCTTTACCAGACGGTCATTCTCGACCACAACAAGCGCCCCCGCAATCGCGGCAAGCCGCCTGCTGCCAATCGCGTCGCCACCGGCGACAACCCGACTTGCGGTGACAGTTGTACGGTTTATCTGCAACTGGATGGCGATCGTATTGCGGACATCGGTTTCGAGGGTTCCGGCTGCGCCATTTCGCAGGCCAGCGCCTCGCTCATGACGACCCGGCTCAAGGGCAAGACCGCCGCCGAGGCCGCCGCCGATTACGAGCAGTTTCGCCACATCGTCACGACTGGCGAGCAGCCGGAGGAGTTTGACGAACTCGCCGCCTTCGCCGGCGTCCACGCCTACCCGGCCCGCATCAAGTGCGCCACGCTTTCCTGGCACGCCGCGCTCGAGGCGCTCCGCAACGGCCGGCCGTCGTCCGCCGTGTAA
- a CDS encoding glyoxalase, which translates to MGRIFDHVDLRVGDLAASSPFYRSFLPHLGFTIRVDIPGWLQFEAAGSGATEFFGVTEDRDHTPNRTRIAFWAESRHQVDVLAAGLAHMGARNIEGPGYESETYYAVYFDDPSGNALEICYRSERFNADQPPV; encoded by the coding sequence ATGGGACGGATATTCGATCACGTTGATTTGCGGGTTGGCGACCTCGCGGCAAGCAGCCCGTTCTATCGCAGCTTTCTGCCGCACCTGGGATTCACGATCCGGGTAGACATCCCCGGATGGCTCCAGTTCGAGGCGGCCGGCTCCGGAGCGACGGAATTTTTCGGCGTCACCGAAGATCGCGATCATACACCCAATCGGACCCGCATCGCCTTTTGGGCGGAATCGAGACACCAGGTGGATGTCCTCGCCGCCGGCCTTGCGCACATGGGAGCCCGCAATATTGAAGGGCCCGGCTATGAGTCCGAAACGTATTATGCCGTTTATTTCGACGACCCGTCCGGAAACGCCCTGGAAATCTGTTATCGGTCAGAGCGGTTCAACGCCGACCAGCCACCGGTATAG
- a CDS encoding protein transporter HofB — protein MNWQELITRQTTSLATAYVVLCVWMTGGVISARFSRMRPELMPWINLLSLVAGPVGWTAHLLSHAVPWLSGESSGRRSGRTGASGHGGIAFAILSAALDQGASDVHIEPQEGGYVVRFRMFGLLRENRRLSQAAGEGVAAVYKVLAELNTADRAHMQDGRFRWTAPGSGHVLDVRIATSPALTGEKIALRLLNRPASLLRLDKLGMSPARCDAIRRHLRQPEGLVLVAGPTGSGKTCTSYALLQEVSGPAVNTVTIEDPVEYALPHATQIGINPKMGVTFESGLRTVLRQDPNVIFVGEMRDPESFRIGLRAAMSGHLVISTMHARDTVSALTALRNLELDRQVLSAALRMVVSQRLVRELCPDCREWAPPDADAAGFFENNAAGARTAPGSDAADTADALRHALPEQIAGPSARGCPKCHQGFVGRTGIFEILRVDNRVRAWLVSGEPEGKLRADLAAGDFVFMRDDARQKIIEGRIWIEDAIRALGMNET, from the coding sequence ATGAACTGGCAGGAACTCATCACCCGGCAGACCACTTCCCTCGCCACGGCTTACGTGGTCCTTTGCGTGTGGATGACGGGCGGCGTCATCAGCGCACGCTTCAGCCGGATGCGTCCGGAACTGATGCCCTGGATCAACCTCCTCAGCCTCGTTGCCGGCCCGGTCGGCTGGACGGCGCACCTGCTCTCGCATGCCGTGCCCTGGCTCTCCGGCGAAAGCTCCGGGCGGCGCTCCGGCCGCACCGGCGCCTCCGGCCATGGCGGCATCGCGTTCGCCATCCTCTCCGCCGCGCTCGACCAGGGCGCGAGCGATGTCCACATCGAGCCGCAGGAAGGCGGTTACGTGGTGCGCTTCCGGATGTTCGGCCTGTTGCGCGAAAACCGCCGCCTCAGCCAGGCCGCCGGCGAAGGCGTGGCCGCCGTTTACAAGGTGCTGGCCGAACTCAACACCGCCGATCGCGCGCACATGCAGGACGGCCGTTTCCGCTGGACCGCCCCCGGCTCCGGCCACGTGCTCGACGTGCGCATCGCCACGTCCCCCGCGCTCACCGGCGAAAAGATCGCCCTGCGCCTCCTCAACCGCCCCGCCTCGCTCCTGCGGCTCGACAAACTCGGCATGTCGCCCGCCCGGTGCGACGCCATCCGCCGTCACCTTCGCCAGCCCGAAGGGCTCGTCCTCGTCGCCGGCCCCACCGGCTCGGGCAAGACGTGCACCTCCTACGCCCTGCTCCAGGAAGTGTCCGGGCCGGCGGTCAACACCGTGACGATCGAGGATCCCGTGGAGTACGCGCTGCCGCACGCCACGCAGATCGGCATCAACCCGAAGATGGGAGTCACGTTCGAATCCGGCCTGCGCACCGTGCTCCGGCAGGATCCCAACGTGATTTTCGTCGGCGAAATGCGCGACCCCGAATCATTCCGCATCGGCCTGCGCGCCGCCATGAGCGGACACCTCGTCATCAGCACCATGCACGCGCGGGACACGGTGAGCGCGCTCACGGCGCTGCGAAATCTCGAACTCGACCGTCAGGTGCTTTCCGCCGCCCTGCGGATGGTCGTCTCGCAGCGTCTCGTCCGGGAACTCTGTCCCGATTGCCGCGAATGGGCTCCGCCCGATGCCGACGCAGCAGGGTTTTTCGAAAACAACGCCGCCGGCGCCCGCACCGCTCCCGGCAGCGACGCCGCGGACACTGCGGACGCACTCCGCCACGCGCTGCCGGAGCAGATCGCCGGACCGTCCGCCCGGGGTTGCCCGAAATGCCACCAGGGTTTTGTCGGCCGCACCGGCATTTTCGAAATCCTGCGCGTGGACAACCGCGTCCGTGCCTGGCTGGTCTCGGGCGAACCCGAAGGGAAACTCCGCGCCGATCTCGCCGCCGGCGACTTCGTTTTCATGCGCGACGACGCCCGGCAAAAAATCATCGAGGGCCGTATCTGGATCGAGGATGCGATCCGCGCTCTCGGCATGAACGAAACCTGA
- a CDS encoding phosphoribosyl-AMP cyclohydrolase, producing MFPARTTTADIEHGSTLQVKFGSDGLIPCITQDIETGQVLMFAFMNAESLAHTLKTKKATYWSRSRNKLWCKGEESGNVQWVKELYTDCDQDVILLKVEQRGAANASCHNGYKSCFYRKLADLDAAAEGKSFQLDFVSKPLFDPAVVYKKK from the coding sequence ATGTTCCCTGCCCGCACCACCACCGCCGACATCGAGCACGGCTCCACGCTCCAGGTAAAATTTGGCTCCGACGGCCTCATCCCCTGCATCACGCAGGACATCGAGACCGGCCAGGTGCTGATGTTCGCGTTCATGAACGCCGAGTCCCTCGCCCACACGCTGAAGACCAAAAAGGCCACCTACTGGAGCCGTTCGCGCAACAAGCTCTGGTGCAAGGGCGAGGAGTCGGGCAACGTGCAATGGGTGAAAGAGCTCTACACCGATTGCGACCAGGACGTGATCCTGCTCAAGGTCGAGCAGCGGGGCGCGGCCAACGCGTCATGCCACAACGGATACAAGTCCTGTTTCTACCGCAAACTCGCCGACCTCGATGCCGCGGCGGAGGGCAAGAGCTTCCAACTCGATTTCGTCTCGAAGCCGCTCTTCGACCCGGCGGTCGTCTACAAGAAAAAGTAG
- the ruvB gene encoding Holliday junction DNA helicase RuvB (promotes strand exchange during homologous recombination; RuvAB complex promotes branch migration; RuvABC complex scans the DNA during branch migration and resolves Holliday junctions at consensus sequences; forms hexameric rings around opposite DNA arms; requires ATP for branch migration and orientation of RuvAB complex determines direction of migration), whose amino-acid sequence MANDSSKGLDYITGTLASPVSPVEAALRPLSFADFTGQARTVERLQVMVGAARRRSEPLNHILISGPPGLGKTTLCFILGHEMGKNVRVTSGPVVEKAGDLAGLLTNLEEGDILFIDEIHRIPKTVEEYLYSAMEDFRLDIMIDQGPNARSVRLSIPRFTLVGATTRAGLLTAPLRSRFTLQTRLDYYDVPTLMGIIRRSCGLLKVEIDEPGARELATRSRGTPRIANNLINFVRDFAQERADGRITRPVAAAALELLEIDAAGLDEMDKRMLRVMAENYRGGPVGLGTIAVAVGEETETLEEVHEPFLIQEGYLQRTPQGRVLTPKGYHAIGLKSAAGGAQGALL is encoded by the coding sequence ATGGCGAACGATTCATCCAAAGGTCTCGATTACATCACCGGCACGCTGGCCTCGCCCGTTTCTCCGGTCGAGGCCGCGTTGCGGCCGCTCTCGTTTGCCGACTTTACCGGCCAGGCCCGGACTGTCGAACGCCTCCAGGTCATGGTCGGCGCCGCCCGCCGCCGCAGCGAGCCGCTCAACCACATCCTCATCAGCGGCCCGCCCGGCCTCGGCAAGACCACCCTCTGCTTCATCCTCGGCCACGAGATGGGCAAGAACGTGCGCGTCACCAGCGGCCCCGTCGTCGAAAAAGCCGGCGACCTCGCCGGTCTCCTTACCAACCTGGAGGAGGGCGATATCCTCTTCATCGACGAGATCCACCGCATCCCCAAGACCGTCGAGGAATACCTGTACTCGGCGATGGAGGACTTCCGGCTCGACATCATGATCGACCAGGGCCCCAACGCCCGCAGCGTGCGCCTCTCCATCCCGCGGTTCACGCTCGTCGGCGCCACCACCCGCGCGGGCCTGCTCACCGCGCCGCTCCGCTCGCGCTTCACGCTGCAAACCCGGCTCGACTACTATGACGTGCCCACGCTCATGGGCATCATCCGGCGCAGTTGCGGGCTGCTGAAAGTGGAGATCGACGAACCCGGTGCGCGCGAACTCGCCACCCGTTCGCGCGGCACGCCCCGCATCGCCAACAACCTCATCAACTTCGTCCGCGACTTCGCGCAGGAACGCGCCGACGGACGCATCACGCGCCCCGTGGCCGCCGCCGCGCTCGAACTGCTCGAAATCGACGCCGCCGGGCTCGACGAGATGGACAAGCGCATGCTCCGCGTCATGGCGGAAAACTACCGCGGCGGTCCCGTTGGCCTCGGCACGATCGCCGTCGCCGTCGGGGAGGAGACGGAGACGCTGGAGGAGGTCCACGAGCCGTTCCTGATTCAGGAAGGTTATCTGCAACGCACGCCCCAGGGCCGCGTGCTCACGCCCAAGGGTTACCACGCCATCGGCCTCAAGTCCGCGGCCGGCGGTGCGCAAGGAGCGTTGCTGTAA
- a CDS encoding AraC family transcriptional regulator, whose amino-acid sequence MNITPSDPSLRYHEARPPASIADWVEAIWWTEGDAGAGGFRHDVLPDGCADWIVSARDGKVASIFVGPMSKAATVLLQPGERCFGLRFRPGALGRVARQPLDEMLDATVDPAVLPLAGSTRLTSAFAAGAPATALIVQAEQLLRPWHRLAGVQEEPDKTRVVRAAGLLAARHEDMTVAQIAAHTGMSVRTLRRVFASDVGLAPKAFARVMRMQALLKTLTRRRFATPDWAGLAAAHGFADQAHLVRECRALTGWTPAAFRAGLENGRFLQYQPRSRPLE is encoded by the coding sequence ATGAACATCACTCCGTCGGATCCCTCGCTCCGCTACCACGAGGCGCGGCCGCCGGCGTCGATCGCAGACTGGGTCGAGGCGATCTGGTGGACGGAGGGCGATGCCGGAGCAGGAGGGTTCCGGCATGACGTGCTGCCCGACGGATGCGCCGACTGGATCGTCAGCGCCAGAGACGGCAAGGTGGCGTCGATTTTTGTCGGCCCGATGTCGAAAGCGGCAACGGTGCTTTTGCAGCCGGGTGAACGGTGTTTCGGATTGCGCTTCCGGCCCGGCGCGCTCGGCCGGGTCGCCCGCCAGCCGCTGGATGAAATGCTCGACGCCACCGTCGATCCCGCGGTGTTGCCGCTGGCGGGCAGCACCCGGCTGACCTCCGCCTTCGCCGCCGGCGCCCCGGCCACAGCCCTGATCGTACAGGCGGAGCAGCTATTGCGCCCCTGGCATCGCCTCGCAGGGGTACAGGAGGAGCCGGACAAAACGCGTGTCGTCCGCGCCGCCGGCCTCCTTGCCGCCCGGCACGAGGACATGACGGTGGCGCAAATCGCGGCGCACACGGGAATGAGCGTGCGCACCCTGCGGCGGGTGTTTGCCTCCGACGTGGGCCTTGCGCCGAAAGCCTTCGCCAGAGTCATGCGCATGCAGGCGTTGCTGAAGACGCTGACGCGGCGACGGTTCGCCACTCCGGACTGGGCCGGCCTCGCCGCCGCCCACGGTTTTGCCGATCAGGCGCATCTCGTCCGCGAATGCCGGGCGCTGACCGGATGGACGCCGGCCGCCTTCAGGGCCGGGCTGGAAAATGGCCGTTTTCTTCAATACCAGCCCCGCAGCCGCCCGCTAGAATGA
- a CDS encoding glyoxalase, which produces MKLKKITSNLMVSDVGRSVVFYRDTLGFSLVMAVDAARATDSALREHAQYLFAIVSRDGVDLMLQRAESLREDLPFLGKRPAGFSGNLYFEVEGLAAFYEQVKTRAATALRTEPETSWYGMREFCAEDPDGHVIAFGERQG; this is translated from the coding sequence ATGAAACTCAAAAAAATCACCTCCAATCTCATGGTTTCCGACGTGGGGCGCTCGGTCGTCTTTTATCGGGACACGCTCGGCTTCTCGCTCGTCATGGCCGTGGACGCCGCTCGCGCCACCGACTCCGCGCTGCGCGAGCATGCGCAGTATCTGTTCGCGATTGTCAGCCGCGACGGTGTCGACCTCATGCTTCAGCGGGCTGAAAGCCTGCGCGAGGATCTGCCTTTTCTCGGGAAGAGGCCGGCGGGGTTTTCGGGAAACCTTTATTTCGAGGTCGAGGGCCTCGCCGCGTTCTACGAGCAGGTAAAAACCCGCGCCGCCACGGCCCTCCGGACAGAGCCCGAAACCAGCTGGTACGGCATGCGCGAGTTCTGCGCGGAAGACCCCGACGGACACGTCATCGCGTTCGGCGAACGGCAGGGCTGA
- a CDS encoding oxidoreductase — MSKPTRIAIIGAGGMVRYHAAGFRAAGAEIVAIADVNHTAAEKTAAREGIARSYGDVARMLKEIPEIDGVSVIVPNKFHAPLALQALKAGKHVFCEKPPAMNAREARAMAAAAAKAKRTLMFNFNNRARPESVAMMDYIAGGQAGQVGRINSAQARWIRRTGIPGFGGWFTNKALSGGGPLIDLLHMLDLSLYFMGYPEPEWALAQTFSDFITDKGFKGPWGIPDVAKGVTDVENACHGFVKFKTGQVISLQISWAELVAREEVSVTFQGTKAGGLVRRLFGVDGLDDTAIDTCELYAQEHGRSVNKSILVPPDPTMGREASAANFVETISGRARPLNTPDQAVSLMRIIDAIYASAKTGKPAKC; from the coding sequence ATGAGCAAACCCACCAGAATCGCCATCATCGGCGCGGGCGGCATGGTCCGCTACCACGCCGCCGGATTCCGCGCCGCCGGCGCGGAGATCGTCGCCATCGCCGACGTCAACCACACCGCCGCCGAAAAGACCGCCGCCCGGGAGGGCATCGCCCGCTCCTACGGCGACGTGGCGCGCATGCTGAAAGAGATTCCCGAAATCGACGGCGTCTCGGTCATCGTGCCCAACAAGTTTCACGCCCCGCTCGCGCTCCAGGCGCTGAAGGCCGGCAAGCACGTTTTCTGCGAAAAGCCTCCCGCGATGAACGCCCGCGAGGCCCGCGCCATGGCCGCCGCCGCCGCGAAGGCGAAGCGCACGCTGATGTTCAACTTCAACAACCGCGCCCGCCCCGAATCCGTCGCCATGATGGACTACATCGCCGGCGGCCAGGCCGGCCAGGTTGGCAGAATAAATTCCGCGCAGGCCAGATGGATTCGCCGCACCGGCATCCCCGGCTTCGGCGGCTGGTTCACCAACAAGGCCCTTTCCGGAGGCGGACCGCTCATCGATCTGCTCCACATGCTCGATCTCTCGCTTTACTTCATGGGTTACCCGGAACCCGAGTGGGCGCTCGCGCAGACGTTTTCCGATTTCATCACCGACAAGGGCTTCAAGGGCCCGTGGGGCATCCCCGATGTGGCCAAGGGCGTGACCGATGTGGAAAACGCCTGCCACGGTTTTGTGAAATTCAAGACCGGTCAGGTGATCTCGCTGCAAATCTCCTGGGCCGAGCTCGTCGCGCGCGAGGAGGTGTCCGTGACGTTCCAGGGCACGAAGGCCGGCGGCCTCGTCCGCCGCCTCTTCGGCGTGGACGGCCTCGACGACACCGCGATCGACACCTGCGAACTCTACGCGCAGGAGCACGGCCGCTCGGTCAACAAAAGCATCCTTGTGCCGCCTGATCCGACGATGGGCCGCGAGGCCTCCGCCGCGAATTTCGTGGAGACGATTTCCGGCCGCGCCAGGCCGCTCAACACGCCCGACCAGGCCGTGTCGCTGATGCGGATCATCGACGCGATCTACGCCAGCGCGAAAACCGGCAAGCCGGCGAAGTGCTGA
- a CDS encoding AP endonuclease — protein sequence MPRTVTLFTGQWADLPLEKLAPLAKQMGYDGLELACWGDHFDVDAAINSKKYVHQKWELLRDHGLTCLAISNHLVGQAVCDLIDERHKSILPPDVWGDGDPESVRRRAARKMITTAKAARTFFDARPGLKSKETFPAVVNGFTGSSVWHSLYAFPPTTQAFWQRGFDDFGRRWLPILEAFDKANVNFALEVHPTEIAFDIASARRALAAVKNHKRFGFNYDPSHLGYQGVDYVKFIREFADRIYHAHIKDAWWGHGTGEAGVFGGHTDFGDHRRYWDFRSPGHGDINFEEIIVALNDIRYAGPLSVEWEDIRMDRVHGGTEAAAFVRKLDFPPSTVAFDAAFDKKNQ from the coding sequence ATGCCCAGAACCGTCACGCTCTTCACCGGCCAGTGGGCCGATCTCCCGCTCGAAAAACTCGCGCCTCTCGCGAAACAGATGGGCTACGATGGCCTCGAACTCGCCTGCTGGGGCGACCACTTCGACGTCGATGCCGCCATCAACAGCAAGAAGTACGTTCACCAGAAATGGGAATTGCTGCGCGACCACGGGCTGACCTGCCTCGCCATTTCCAACCACCTCGTCGGCCAGGCGGTGTGCGATCTCATCGACGAGCGTCACAAGTCGATCCTCCCGCCCGATGTCTGGGGTGACGGCGATCCCGAAAGCGTCCGCCGCCGCGCCGCCCGCAAGATGATCACCACCGCCAAGGCCGCCCGCACCTTTTTCGACGCGCGCCCCGGCCTCAAGTCGAAGGAGACCTTCCCGGCGGTCGTCAACGGCTTCACCGGCTCCTCCGTCTGGCACTCCCTTTACGCCTTCCCGCCGACCACGCAGGCGTTCTGGCAGCGCGGTTTCGACGACTTCGGCCGCCGCTGGCTCCCGATCCTCGAAGCCTTCGACAAGGCCAACGTCAACTTTGCTCTCGAGGTCCATCCCACCGAGATCGCCTTCGACATCGCCAGCGCCCGCCGCGCTCTCGCTGCGGTGAAAAATCACAAACGGTTCGGCTTCAACTACGACCCCTCGCACCTCGGCTACCAGGGGGTGGACTACGTGAAATTCATCCGTGAATTCGCCGACCGCATCTACCATGCGCACATCAAGGATGCCTGGTGGGGACACGGCACCGGCGAGGCCGGCGTTTTCGGCGGCCACACCGATTTCGGCGACCACCGCCGCTACTGGGATTTCCGCTCGCCCGGCCACGGCGACATCAACTTCGAGGAAATCATCGTCGCCCTCAACGACATCCGCTACGCCGGCCCGCTCTCCGTGGAGTGGGAAGACATCCGCATGGACCGCGTCCACGGCGGCACCGAAGCCGCGGCCTTTGTGCGCAAGCTCGACTTTCCGCCCAGCACCGTGGCCTTTGACGCCGCCTTCGATAAAAAGAACCAGTAA